In a single window of the Atlantibacter hermannii genome:
- the copR gene encoding Transcriptional regulatory protein pcoR: MQRILIVEDEQKTGRYLQQGLVEEGYQADLFNNGRDGLGAASKGQYDLIILDVMLPFLDGWQIISALRESGHEEPVLFLTAKDNVRDKVKGLELGADDYLIKPFDFTELVARVRTLLRRARSQAATVCTIADMTVDMVRRTVIRSGKKIHLTGKEYVLLELLLQRTGEVLPRSLISSLVWNMNFDSDTNVIDVAVRRLRSKIDDDFEPKLIHTVRGAGYVLEIREE, from the coding sequence ATGCAGCGTATTTTAATCGTTGAAGACGAACAAAAAACAGGTCGTTACCTGCAGCAGGGACTGGTTGAGGAAGGCTATCAGGCCGATCTCTTTAATAATGGCCGCGATGGTCTCGGGGCCGCGTCGAAGGGACAGTATGATTTGATAATACTGGACGTGATGCTGCCTTTCCTCGACGGGTGGCAAATCATCAGCGCACTGAGGGAGTCCGGGCACGAAGAACCGGTCCTGTTTTTAACCGCAAAGGACAACGTGCGGGACAAAGTGAAAGGACTGGAGCTTGGCGCAGATGACTACCTGATTAAGCCCTTTGATTTTACGGAGCTGGTTGCACGTGTAAGAACCCTACTGCGCCGGGCACGCTCGCAGGCCGCAACAGTCTGCACCATCGCCGATATGACCGTTGATATGGTGCGCCGGACCGTGATCCGTTCGGGGAAGAAGATCCATCTCACCGGTAAAGAATACGTTCTGCTTGAGTTGCTGCTGCAACGCACCGGAGAAGTGTTACCCAGGAGTCTTATCTCGTCCCTGGTCTGGAACATGAATTTTGACAGTGATACGAATGTGATTGATGTCGCCGTGAGACGTCTGAGAAGTAAAATTGATGATGACTTTGAGCCAAAACTGATCCATACCGTTCGCGGTGCCGGATATGTCCTGGAGATCAGAGAAGAGTGA
- a CDS encoding sensor protein pcoS, whose amino-acid sequence MRFKISLTTRLSLIFSAVMLTVWWLSSFILISTLNGYFDNQDRDFLTG is encoded by the coding sequence GTGAGGTTCAAAATTTCCCTGACCACACGCCTGAGCCTGATTTTTTCTGCGGTGATGCTTACGGTATGGTGGTTATCAAGTTTTATCCTGATTAGCACCCTTAATGGCTATTTCGATAATCAGGACCGCGATTTTCTGACAGGGTAA
- the yebZ_1 gene encoding Copper resistance protein D — protein MHDGLHYYLHLLSDLTHLGAAGAWTGALVAFAILLMRRNEHNAQSVIVISDSLAKFATAGTVIVVALILSALVNYLYIAEGNLTPLFNSSWGRILLAKTALFVLMLLLAAANRFHLGPRLEVMVREGNYDRSVALMRNSILTEFVVAIIILGAVAWLGMLAPSQVS, from the coding sequence ATGCATGACGGTCTGCATTACTATCTCCATTTACTGAGCGATCTGACCCATCTCGGCGCTGCAGGTGCCTGGACAGGTGCTCTGGTTGCATTTGCTATCCTGCTGATGCGCAGAAACGAGCATAATGCACAGAGCGTCATTGTGATATCTGACTCCCTGGCAAAATTTGCCACGGCAGGAACGGTGATTGTTGTAGCCCTGATCCTGAGTGCGCTGGTCAACTATCTGTATATTGCTGAGGGTAACTTAACTCCCTTATTCAACAGTTCCTGGGGGAGGATATTGCTTGCCAAGACGGCTCTGTTTGTTCTGATGCTTCTTCTGGCTGCAGCAAACCGGTTTCACCTGGGTCCCCGGCTTGAAGTTATGGTCAGGGAAGGGAATTATGATCGCAGCGTTGCCCTGATGCGAAACAGCATCCTGACAGAATTCGTTGTTGCGATTATCATTTTGGGCGCCGTAGCGTGGCTCGGAATGCTTGCTCCGTCTCAGGTCAGCTAG